A DNA window from Micromonospora inyonensis contains the following coding sequences:
- a CDS encoding FecCD family ABC transporter permease: MAPYRPAPAGRSHAWATLACLGLLLLLCLLSVTLGTRWIPPDQVFTFLLHPDGSEVAGIVRQMRVPRTLFGLLAGAALAVAGALMQGLTRNPLADPGILGVTAGASVGIVVMTTAFNVVSVYSYVWFGFAGALAATALVYGIGSAGRGGTTPAKLALAGAAVSALLQSLVNAALLVDAAALGDFRFWAVGALTGQPAATLGPVLPFLAAGAVLAATTAPALNTLTLGEDIARGLGQRVGLARLRGAVAVTVLAGAAVALCGPIAFVGLLVPHVVRAFTGPDHRWILWYSALLGPCLLLAADIGGRLVARPDELPVGIVVTALGAPFFVALVRRSGLREL; this comes from the coding sequence GTGGCGCCGTATCGACCGGCGCCTGCCGGCCGTTCGCACGCGTGGGCGACGCTGGCCTGTCTCGGCCTCCTGCTGCTGCTCTGCCTGCTGTCCGTGACGCTCGGCACCCGGTGGATCCCACCGGATCAGGTCTTCACGTTCCTGCTGCACCCGGACGGGTCCGAAGTGGCCGGCATCGTGCGCCAGATGCGGGTGCCACGAACGTTGTTCGGATTGCTGGCCGGAGCCGCGCTGGCGGTCGCCGGTGCCCTCATGCAGGGGCTCACCCGGAACCCGCTCGCCGATCCGGGAATTCTCGGTGTCACCGCCGGGGCGTCCGTCGGCATCGTCGTCATGACCACTGCGTTCAACGTCGTGTCGGTCTACAGCTACGTCTGGTTCGGCTTCGCCGGTGCGCTCGCCGCGACCGCGCTCGTGTACGGAATCGGCTCGGCCGGTCGCGGCGGCACCACACCCGCCAAGCTGGCCCTCGCCGGTGCCGCCGTCTCCGCGTTGCTGCAGTCGCTCGTCAACGCGGCGCTGCTCGTCGATGCCGCAGCTCTCGGTGACTTCCGGTTCTGGGCGGTGGGGGCGCTCACCGGCCAGCCCGCCGCGACGCTCGGACCCGTCCTGCCCTTCCTCGCGGCCGGCGCCGTGCTCGCCGCCACCACCGCGCCCGCGCTGAACACCCTGACGCTCGGCGAGGACATCGCCCGTGGCCTCGGGCAGCGCGTGGGGCTCGCCCGGCTGCGCGGTGCCGTCGCGGTGACCGTGCTCGCCGGTGCCGCCGTGGCGCTGTGCGGGCCCATCGCCTTCGTCGGCCTGCTCGTACCCCATGTCGTGCGCGCCTTCACCGGCCCGGACCACCGGTGGATCCTGTGGTACTCGGCGCTGCTCGGCCCGTGCCTGTTGCTCGCCGCCGACATCGGCGGCCGCCTGGTCGCCCGGCCCGACGAGCTACCCGTGGGGATCGTCGTCACGGCGCTGGGCGCGCCGTTCTTCGTCGCGTTGGTCCGCCGCAGCGGACTCCGGGAGTTGTGA
- a CDS encoding FecCD family ABC transporter permease, which produces MSVDGKATALVPGAVIRVPGTRASWFVRPRAVLVCLLLSVAVAAAFLLDIAVGELDLPLSDVAAALLAGGDDVTALVVHDLRLPRALVGLLVGAAFGVSGAVFQSLTRNPLASPDVIGVTAGAGTAATAGLLVGAGSGLGLQTVALLGGLGSALLIYLLAWNGGTTGFRIVLVGVGVAALCGSVTTYLLLKAGVYQAQQALMWLTGSLNARGWEHVGPLVVGLAVLAPAVAVLAPWLTGLQLGDAPARALGHPVHLARAALLAVAAALVSVGTAAAGPVAFVALISPQIAVRLVGGPGPALVSSGLVGSVAVLLGDVIAREALPGTELPVGVVTGVLGAPVLLWLLGRANRSGVGG; this is translated from the coding sequence GTGTCCGTCGACGGAAAGGCGACGGCGCTCGTTCCGGGCGCCGTGATCCGGGTCCCCGGCACCCGGGCGTCCTGGTTCGTCCGGCCCCGCGCGGTGCTGGTGTGCCTGCTGCTCTCGGTGGCGGTCGCCGCGGCCTTCCTGCTCGACATCGCCGTCGGCGAGCTGGACCTTCCACTGTCCGACGTCGCGGCCGCCCTGCTGGCCGGCGGGGACGACGTGACCGCCCTGGTGGTGCACGACCTGCGGTTGCCCCGCGCACTGGTCGGCCTGCTCGTCGGCGCCGCGTTCGGCGTCTCCGGGGCCGTCTTCCAGTCACTCACGCGCAACCCGCTCGCCAGCCCCGACGTCATCGGCGTGACCGCCGGCGCCGGCACCGCCGCCACGGCCGGACTGCTGGTCGGCGCCGGCTCCGGGCTCGGCCTGCAGACGGTGGCGTTGCTCGGCGGGCTGGGGTCCGCCCTGCTGATCTACCTGCTCGCCTGGAACGGCGGCACCACCGGCTTCCGGATCGTGCTGGTCGGTGTCGGCGTCGCCGCCCTGTGCGGCAGCGTCACCACCTACCTGCTTCTGAAGGCCGGGGTCTACCAGGCGCAGCAGGCACTGATGTGGCTGACCGGCAGCCTGAACGCCCGGGGCTGGGAACATGTCGGCCCGCTCGTCGTCGGCCTGGCCGTCCTCGCGCCGGCCGTCGCGGTGCTCGCGCCGTGGCTGACCGGCCTGCAACTCGGCGACGCCCCCGCCCGGGCCCTCGGCCATCCCGTTCACCTGGCCCGGGCGGCCCTGCTGGCGGTGGCCGCCGCGCTCGTCTCCGTCGGCACCGCCGCCGCCGGGCCGGTGGCCTTCGTCGCCCTGATCAGTCCGCAGATCGCCGTACGGCTCGTCGGAGGACCCGGCCCCGCGCTGGTCTCGTCCGGCCTGGTGGGTTCCGTGGCGGTGCTCCTCGGCGACGTGATCGCCCGGGAGGCGCTGCCCGGCACCGAACTGCCGGTCGGCGTCGTGACGGGCGTGCTCGGCGCACCCGTGCTGCTGTGGCTGCTGGGCCGCGCGAACCGTTCCGGTGTAGGAGGCTGA
- a CDS encoding ABC transporter ATP-binding protein, whose protein sequence is MNRPTHGLAAEGLTLGYPGRCVVDGLDVTIPPGRVTAIVGANACGKSTLLRGLARLLRPTAGTVHLDGRSINTLRGKELARLLGVLPQNPAAPDGITVLDLVRRGRSPHQSWWRQWSAEDERAVEDALTATGLLAEARRSVDELSGGQRQRAWIAMALAQDTGVLLLDEPTNHLDLAHQIEILDLIADLNRTQGRTVVLVLHDLNHAARYADHVIAMVGGGVVAAGSPGEVITRHLVETVFGLACVVVDDPVSGGPHVVPYGRHHRVPVAH, encoded by the coding sequence GTGAACCGACCGACCCACGGACTCGCCGCAGAGGGACTCACGCTGGGATATCCCGGCCGCTGTGTGGTGGACGGGCTGGACGTCACCATCCCACCCGGCCGGGTGACCGCCATCGTCGGTGCCAACGCCTGCGGCAAGTCCACCCTGTTGCGGGGCCTGGCCAGGCTGCTGCGTCCGACCGCGGGCACCGTGCACCTCGACGGACGGTCGATCAACACGTTGCGGGGCAAGGAGTTGGCCCGGCTGCTCGGTGTGCTGCCGCAGAACCCGGCCGCACCGGACGGCATCACCGTGCTGGACCTGGTCCGCCGCGGTCGCAGCCCGCACCAGTCGTGGTGGCGGCAGTGGTCCGCCGAGGACGAGCGGGCCGTGGAGGACGCGCTGACCGCGACCGGCCTGCTCGCGGAGGCCCGGCGCAGCGTCGACGAGCTGTCCGGGGGCCAGCGCCAGCGGGCCTGGATCGCGATGGCGCTCGCCCAGGACACCGGCGTGCTGCTGCTGGACGAGCCCACCAACCACCTCGACCTCGCCCACCAGATCGAGATCCTCGACCTCATCGCCGACCTCAACCGGACGCAGGGCCGCACCGTCGTGCTCGTCCTGCACGACCTGAACCATGCCGCGCGCTACGCCGACCACGTCATCGCCATGGTCGGTGGCGGAGTCGTCGCGGCCGGGTCGCCCGGTGAGGTGATCACGCGGCACCTCGTCGAGACCGTCTTCGGTCTCGCGTGCGTCGTCGTCGACGACCCGGTGAGCGGCGGGCCGCACGTCGTCCCCTACGGCCGCCACCACCGCGTCCCCGTGGCCCACTGA